The Nostoc sp. 'Peltigera membranacea cyanobiont' N6 genome contains the following window.
TGGGGCTGCTGAAAAGGCTTAACTGCTTTCCGTAGCCCAGAAGTACCGGGCTTTTGGTCGCTAAAGGGAGTAGTAGAGACTTTACGGATGTTCATAGATCGTATTTAACAAGGCATTTTCTCTTACAGCTTTGCATAAGTTTGTTACAAAAAAAATTGCCCCGTATTAAACCTTTGTGTATCCTCTCTTTCTACCTTTGGAGTGATTCATTTTTACGCAAAGCTGTACTAAGTACACAGACACCTGAATTCTGCTTTATACTCCAATACAGTTCAGTGAAGTATTTATTATTTTTCTTTTCTTTTCTTTCTTTTCTTCCTTTGTGTTCTTTGCGCCTTTGCGGTAATGCCTCCGGCACGCTCCGCGAACGTTAAAAAAATTGACTTTGATAAAGAGTTAAGCCTTAACTAAACCGTATTGCTTTATACTCATAAAGTTTGCTCCTTCTCTATTTGGTAAGCCTGCAATAAAGATTCACCATTGAAATGAATTAAGTGAGTTGAATCTTCAGCAACCCAAACATCTGTTTCCCAAGCAATCTCTGCCAGATATGCCACCATTGCCTTACGACTGAGAAATGTTGTCACCATCACCAAAGGTATTTGGGCATTTCTGAATAAAACTTCAAGTTCCTTCTTCCGTTTAGGATTAATTGGGGCATGTGACGTTACAGCTTCAATCAGCACCAACCAGTTATTTGTTGTGAAGTGAATAATCGCATCTGGCATTTTGCCGTGAGAATCAATATTAACGCCCAAATCTGCCAATGCTGCGTCATCGAAGTGGATGAACTTTTCATCTGTATCGCCAACATAGATCAGCTTCCCACCTGGAGTAAAACGAGGGGCAAAATCATTAATAATTTTTTCAATGAGAATATTCTGGCCACCTGGCGATAAAGTTTTAATTTCTCCGTTAATTACTATGGGGATACGGGACATTTCCCGTTCTTGAGCATACTGTTTTTTCAAAGTTTCAATTGAAGCAAGATAAGTAGAGATGCTCTTTTCCCATTCATCAGTACCGTAGGTTCGTAATAGTTCGAGGGTACTCTCCTCAATTTGATATACAGTTTTTGGACTGTTGATAGGGCGGCTTAAATTATCTGGATTAGCAACTATCAAAGCTGCATCCAGAAATTGATGGATTGTCTGGCGGCGAACTGTTTCCCGCGTGTTGGGCTTATAGCTTTTGCCATAATATTGAGCCATAAAATCCATCATTGGCGTAATTCCCATCAAAGGAGAAGTTGCTAATTGCCAAGAGTCTGTTGGTTTTAAGTCAAGCAACGCCAGGAGAGTTAAAGCCGATCGTTCGTTAAGTTGTGTTCGGGGAAAGCCTAATTGTGTCAGAATCTGCAATGCTTCATCAATTCTAGACTTAGTTACAATTGGATTATCTTCTGACTGATTCGACATATCAAATAGCTGATTTTCTATAAGTTCATCAATTTCTTGCAAAGAAGGAAACCGCTCTTTAATCGCTGTCCCTAATGACAATAGCTGTTCCAAATTAGGGTACTTTAATTTTCGCAAATCTGTTGCATTGACCTGAGTATGCCCATTGAACAAACGGAAAAAAGCATCAACTAGGGTTGAATTTAGATAAACAGCAAGCCCACGAGCCAAGGTAAGGCTAAGTCCGCGCCCATCTTTATGAAAGTAATTCAAATGATTTTCAAAGCCGACATAGGCATAATTAAATTGGTCGGCATCATAAACCACTGCAACAACACGCCTTTTCTCTTCTTTCGATGAGAACCTTTTACATAAGACGTAATGCTCGTTTGGTATTAGAAGATTCGCTGTTTCATTTATAGAAACTATCGCTTGAGGCTTTTTAGAGATTTTTGGGTAGTCTATATATCCATTCGATAAATTCACCGGATGAATTAAAGGAACAGTATTATTTTCTAGATTTGTCCTTAAGTATTCTTTTGCTCGAAAATCTACTACTCGTCCGGTTGAAACTGTTAGCCCTAAATCTTTCAACGTACATCTTAAAAGTTCCATTTGCTGAACGATTTGCTGGCTAAGATTATCTGAAACAATATGAATAAACTGCTCTAAATCATCAGGTTTAACTAAGGCTGTATATGGGACAGAGTGTGACATTATTAAGTCATCATTAGCACCAAAACTGGTATTTATGATGACATTGTTAGATTTTTGCCTTTGTTTTGTAGCTTGGATGATTATAGTTTCTTGGAGAACATCATCATCATTAAATGCTTCTTGGCGCGACTCAAAAAGATGTACTTCTTGTAAAGCCATCATCTCTAAAAACATTTTGCGGAAGTCACGAAAATATGGGCCATTGCAAAAACTGCGCGGCGTAATCGCTACAAACTCCCCATTTGGTTTTAGAAGCTGCGCTGTAGCAGCCATAAAACCAGTATAAAGATTGCTAGTTTCCAAACCAATGGAACGCAGCAATTCGCGCATCTTGGAATTAGCATTGATTTTCAAATAAGGCGGGTTGAGAATAGCATGGGTAAATTCTGTAGCGTTTACACTATTCAATAAACCAACCTGAAGCAATTTAACTGCATCTTCGATAAAATTAGTCTCACGAATTTCGTAATTGAAGGAAATATCCACACGTTGACATTCCTTGTTACATAGTTCTAGAGTTTGATGCAGATACCCGATTAGAAAAGGATCAATTTCATAAGCTACAACGCGCAAACTTGATGTGTGTTGTGGCTGCTGGCATACTTTTGCTACAAAAGCGGCTAGTAATGAACCAATTCCTGCACCAGCATCAAGCAAGGATATTTCAGGTAAATCCAGCCGATTAAACATCCCAGCCATTAATTGTGCTACTGAGGCGGGAGTCAGAAATTGACCCATTGATGCTTTTTTGTCTTGCCTTAGCTTTAAACTTGCTACAGTCCGATGAAGATCCACTTGTGCAAGCAAGTTTCCACTTGATATTTCAGCAAGACTGGTAAACTTTAAACTACTGTTATGACTTGCTACTAACCCTCTACTGATTGATGGGACGATCGCGGTCATTTTCTTTAATTGCTATCAAGATATATATAGCAATCCTAAATCATTTGTAAAATCTTCTCTTTCTACACTTTGCGCCCTTCTCTGCGAGACGCTACGCGATTGCGGTTCGTTAAACAAAACAATTTTCACAGATTAATAAGATTGCTATAACAAATTTACAGCATCGTGATGTCTAAAGCAGATCGCATTATGCAGAACCTTAGATCATTTTGCTATGAAGTTATTAAACGAACCGCCAAGTACGCCAAGGAGAGAGGGAGCGAGTAATTAGTGCAAGTTTAGTTACTCAAGACTCAAAGAAGTCCTGCTGATTCATATAATCGTTTGAGCATTGCGGAAATCTTCGTACCATAATCTAAATCTGCTGACCAGCGTCCTGATAACTGATCGATTAATGGCGCAATTCCCCTGGTCACAAAGCGAAATCTTGGATCTACTACTTCTTGTACCAAAGGTTCTAAACTAGCGTAAGCTTTCAAATGTTGAATATGTGCCCTCACCCCAATTCTGGCACTTGGAAAAGATGCAGCCTCTGAACCACCACCGATCGCACCTAAGCCAGCAAAGTTATTTTGCTCAGGTTTAATATCACCACCAAACCGTAAAAATCCAGTTTCTACAGACATTTGGCAAAAGGCAATATCATAGTTCACTCCTTCTATCCCTGATTCTTCTCGATAAAGTTTTGGGATGTCAGGAAACTTCGCCAAAGCATTTTCATTATTGTTTCTGAGAAATAATTGTAACTGGACTTCTGAAGTATTACCGTTTGACATCACGCGCGAAAATTGACCAGGACAAACCATCAAATTCGATCGCAAACTGACAGTACGAGTTCCAGCATCCCAATTGACTGCAACATTAAAATCTCGCAGTTCGATGGCTTTGACATAAACTACTTTATGATAAGTAATCCGATTGACATTAGCTGCTTTTGAAAGGTCAATTCGTAGAAGGTCTACTAAATCAATAGGAATGTAAGCATTCCCATTAACTAAAACTCCTTTCTCTGAGTAATTCTGCCCATTAATATTAATATTTATTGGCGGATAATTTGCTTCGACTGGAGTTCCAGGAGTGGGATCAATTACACGACTCCAAGTTACCAATCCATCAGCAATTCCTAAAGCAAAATCACGGCGACGAGTTTGCAGCAAAGCCCGATCTTCTGGATTGCTGAGAAATGCCACTTGCATCACCAAAGCTGGAAGCGTTGTCTGGCGACAAAATGCTAAACTACCTAATCCGCTATCTGTATCTGGCTTGACTCCCCGATTCGGTAATTGGGGTACGCGGCGCAACAAACCCATTAGTAACTGTTCAGCATTACTTTTGCGATCGCTATTATTAGCAATATAAAACACGCTAGCCCCACGCACAGAAGGGCTATTAGCCGCATTAGATTCAATTTCCAAGGCAACATCACCCCGCCGCCCGCGAGAATTGATCCAGGTAATGGTTTGAGCAGCACTCAAGTCATCGGGAACCGCCAAAATTTCCAAATTTCGCGCCCTCAGTTCCGTAACAATCAAATCTCGCAGCAGAATCATCTCTTTAGCTTCAGTTGTACCACCTGCGATCGCACCTTGATCGACCCCTCCAGCTTCTTTGCCTCCATGAGCCGCAGAAATAAAAATACGTCCCATTCTCAGTATTTCCTCTGATAAAATTAAGTGTAAGCAATTATATTAGTCATTCTTGGTCTAGCAACAAGAATATAATAGCTATCAGAAGTCATTTGTCCTGCGTCCTTTGTCCTTTTTTCAAAGTTAATGCCCAATGACCAATGACTAATGACCAATGACTAATGACAAAATATGCAAATCCCCCGCTTGCACCCAGACACAATTGAGGAAGTTAAACTACGGGCTGATATTGTAGATGTCGTCTCAGAATACGTAGTTTTACGCAAACGTGGGAAGGATTTTGTCGGTTTGTGTCCTTTCCATGATGAAAAATCTCCCAGTTTCACCGTCAGCCAAACTAAGCAAATGTACTATTGCTTCGGCTGTCAAGCTGCGGGAAATGCCATTAAGTTTGTCATGGAGTTGGGAAAGCGTTCTTTTCCTGATGTAGTCCTGGATTTAGCACGACGTTACCAAGTACCAGTACAAACTCTAGAACCCGAACAACGCCAGGAATTACAGCGTCAGCTATCTTTGCGCGAACAATTATATGAAGTTTTGGCTTCGTCAGCACAATTTTATCAACACGCCCTAAGACAATCCCAAGGGCAAAAAGCACTTCAATATTTGCAATCTAACCGCCAACTCAAAGAAGAAACCATACAGCAATTTGGCTTAGGCTTTGCCCCCGCAGGTTGGGAAACTCTCTATCGTTATCTTGTACAAGATAAACATTACCCAGCACAGATACTAGAAAAAGCGGGATTAATTAAGCCACGCAAGGAAGGAGGCGGTTATTATGATGTATTCCGCGATCGCCTAATGATTCCCATCCGCGATGTCCAAGGGCGTGTCATTGCCTTTGGTGGAAGAACTCTGACGGATGAACAACCTAAATATCTGAACTCACCAGAAACGGAACTTTTTAGTAAAGGTAAAACATTATTTGCCCTCGATCAAGCCAAAGGTGGAATTTCCCAACTCGATCGAGCGGTGGTTGTAGAGGGATATTTTGATGCGATCGCTCTCCACGCTGCTGGTATTAATAACGCCGTCGCTTCCCTCGGTACAGCTTTAAGCTTAGAACAAGTGCGGCTAATATTACGCTATACCGAATCGAAACAATTAGTACTCAACTTTGATGCTGATAAAGCCGGAACCAATGCCGCAGAACGTGCGATCGGGGAAATTGCCGAACTAGCATACAAGGGCGAAGTTCAACTAAAAATTCTGAATTTAGCAGATGGTAAAGATGCTGATGAATATTTGCATAGTCACACTCCAGAAGATTATGGAGAACTGCTAAAAAATGCCCCACTTTGGTTAGACTGGCAAATTCAGCAAATTATTCAAGATCGAGACTTGAAACAGGCTACTGATTTTCAGCAAGTAACTCAGCAATTAGTTAAATTACTTAAAAATATAGCTAACAGCGATACACGAAATTATTACGTTTCCTACTGTGCCGAAATACTCAGCTTGGGAGATACCAGACTTATACCCCTGAGAGTTGAAAATCTCCTAACTCAAATTGCTCCGGTGGCGGCTGCATACACTAAACCTGTATCAGCAAAAAAAGCATGGGGAAATAGCCAAGTTTCCCACTCTCCACTTCCTACAGAACGCAGCCTTTTAGAACACGCAGAGGCGCTATTACTGCGAATTTACTTACATTGTCCTGAACAGCGTCAAGCGATTATTGCCGAACTAGAGGAACGAGATTTGCAATTTAGCCTTTCCCACCACCGATTTTTATGGCAACAGATTTTAGAAATCTCATCAGGTGATGAAGAAACGAGAAATTTTGCGTCTCAACCAGATTTAATTTACCGCTTGCAAGACCATTTTTTAGAATTTAGTAGCGAAATGGGGTTAATTTCGCATTTATTCCATGTAAATGAAAAGAATCAGAAAGAAATACTTCGGACACCGCAAGTAGTTCAAGCTGCGATCGCTTGCATGGATTTGGTGATGCTTGAAAAACGCTATCGTCATTTTTTGGAACTATGGCAACAAACCGATCCTGAAGCTGAACCGGAACGTTATCAATCTTATTATCAGGCTTTCTACACCGAAAAAATTAAGCTTCAGAAAATAGACAGGCAACGGCTGTTTTCCATCACAGACTTGTTGTAGATGACAAAAAAATCAGGTTGTCGTTGGATGTGCGATCGCTTTCATCACTACGATCGGATAAAGTTTCGGGGCTAACTGGAATCTTAGAGGATATTTGAAAAATCCTTAGTGATGTATCAAATACTTTTAGATCCCCCTAAATCCCCCTTAAAAAGGGGGACTTTGATCCCGTTTACCCCTTTTCTATTGACCAGATTCTAGATGAGGATTTTTACGGTTTGTAGAGGATTGCTCTTACTGTTACATTGCTTAACATTTAAATGGATAGACAGGTGAACCGAAAGGTTTTACAATCTGACTGATTACGGTGAATTTACTTATTGTCTAATCAACATAAGCATAGTAAAGATTTTCTAGTGATTACGTTTGATTGCGGAAGCACTAAATTAATATAAGAAAGTCTTGAGTAAGGGGCAGCAAGCAAATGGATGTAAAGCTGATTCTAGCTGGATTAACAGTTATATTCACGCTTTCGTGCCTATTTTTTGGCACGAAAAATGGATTCTATGATTCCGATGACTATCACGGAAATGGCTCTGCACATTGAGTTCAATCTGTAGATGCGGCTTCGCGTAGGGTGAGTTAGCTAAGATAGCTCAGAACTTGCAAAGGGAAAATACATAAGAGGCAAACTCCTTTAGCTCCTAGTTTGATGGCTTTTAGTTAGCCCACCTTTCCGAAGCAGTGCGGGTTCGCAAAGGTGTCCTCCCCAATCAAAATCTGTATTCTCAGGGTGTAGGGGCGCACTATAAAACTTACCCCTAAGTCACAAAACCAAAATTTGTGTAATTTTTGGCTTTTGGGATATGTCTATGACGAGATTTGAGGGGAGGAGAGCATGAGGGATAATCTGTCGGCATCCTCTGGCGTAGATGCTGCGGAGGCGGGTAGTGAATTAGAATGTTTGCCGTATAGTGTCCAGCATGACAATGAGGGCGTGTGTTTACTGGTGAAGATGGGCCCACACCGCATTCTATTGGATTGTGGTATGGAGGATATTTCATCGCTGGGTAAGGGGCTTACGAAGTCGGAACGTAAATCTAGTTCGTCCCTGCCAGCAGATTTAGTTTTGATTAGTCATGCTCACCCAGATCATGCTAGGGGCTTGCTAGCACTGCATAAAGCTTTTCCTAAGTTACCTATTTATGGTAGCGAAGTAACCAGCAAATTACTGCCACTGAATTGGTTAGATCGAGACGCTGAGGAAATTTCCAAATTTTGTCATGCTTTGCCGTTGCGATCGCCTGTGGAACTCCAAGATGGTTTGGTAGCAGAATTATTTCCCGCCGGGCATCTACCAGGGGCAGTGGCAATTCTCCTTACCTACACTACCAAGCAGCGTACCTACAAGCTACTATACACGGGAGATTTTTTCTTATCAAACTCCCGCTTGGTAGAAGGTTTGCGTTTAGAGGAACTGCGGGGCTTAGATTTGGATGTGCTAATCATTGAAGGTAGTTATGGCACATCCCGTCATCCTCACCGCCGCAACCAAGAAAATCAACTAGCAGAACGAATTAATCGCGCGATCGCTGACCATTGTTCTGTCATCCTGCCCACTCCTGCTTTAGGATTGGGTCAAGAGATGCTAATGCTATTACGCTCTCATCACCACTTCACCGGACGAGATTTAGATATCTGGGTAGATGGGGCTGTTGCTACTGGTTGTGATGCCTATCTAGAACTTCTACCACACCTCCCCCCATCTGTACAGAATTTTGCCCGCCATCAACCCCTATTTTGGGATGAACGGGTACGTCCCCGCGTGCGTCGTTTACAAACAGAACATCGTCCCACTGTGGGCAAGTCACCTTGTATTGTTCTCACGGACGCTACAGATGATTTGAGCAAACACTGCCAACTAGACACAGGCCCTTGGCTGATCCTGCTTCCCGAAAAAATTGATATAAAAGTTAATAAAGAATATTTAGCGCCTACCACTGTCGAAACCTATCTCTTAGCTCAACATAGCGATGGCCCTGGTACTACGCAGCTAATTCACAACTTGCGACCCCAGCATGTCATTTTTGTCCACGGTTCTCCTGCTTACTTAGCAGACTTGACTAGCTTAGAGGAGTTGCAAAACCGCTACCATATACATTCTCCGGCGGCTAACACTTTAGTAGAATTGCCTATCGGCGATACATTTTTACAACCGGCAGCACCAGAAACTAACTATGAGGGTGAACTGACAGAGTTAGGAACAGTAATCACAATCACCCTACCGAATATGATTACTGCCGATCCGCGTTGGCGGCAATTTGCCGATACTGGTTTAATCGAAGCTCGTTGGCAAGGTGAAGAACTAGTCTTAAGGGGATTGTCTCAACGAGAGCTTCTCAGTCAAAATAGCGATCGCTACACATGGACAGATGTAGACTGTTGCGGCACCTGCCGACATCAAAGAGGACAGAGGTGCTGGAATCCAGCTTCCCCGTTGTATAACTTTAAGGTAACTCTCGAAGGTTACTGTCCTGCTTTTGAAGGTTTGAATGATAGTCAATAGTCATTAATCCGCTGCCCTTTGTCATTTTTAATTAATGACTAATGACTAATGACTAATGACCAATGACTAATCGCTAAATTATTCTGGATTCGAGTCAGTGTAACGGTTGTGGATGCGCTCTGCTTCAGGGCAATCTTCAGTCATCAGAGGTTCCACATTTCCGCGCGGTACTGAAGCCAGTTTTTGCGTTACAGCACCAATGCTCTCGAGGCGAACCATTTCTTCCCAAGAACAAACTTCGTCCTCTTCTTCTGTTTCATAGCGTAGGGTTACTAAATCTCCCTCTATGTCTATGATGCGGGCGCGTTCAATCCAGCGTTGCTGGTCCCGCAAGAAAACACATACCTCGCGCCCATCGCAACACAGTTGATAAATCTTGCGGTGTAGCATGTATTGTTTCTGCCTTTTTAAACAACGTAGTTAAACCTGTCAAAATCTGGGTTCTACCCCATTACATTACACCTTTAAGAGGTTAATTTCACCTTAGAGAATAAGTATCCTTCACAACCCAATCCCAAAATTTGCTTGTAGTTGTCAAAATACCTGGAAATGTTGGGTCATAAATGAACGCTTATTCTAGCAATGAACTCAATCTCCTTCCGGCTCGTTCTATGGAATGTCTGCTTTATGGAAGTCAAACAATTCGGAACCTGTCCTAAGCAGGCTCATATTTTCTGGTGAGTCATTCTTACCATTATGTAATAAATAATACTCCAAAACAATCGTTGATTGCGGTTGTTTAATTTGCCTACTTTTAGTCATTGGCATTTTTGAGAAGTCTGGGGACTTGACTTTACTATTACCCACTTGTATCTGATCTTAACTCATTCTTTTGCTGACCTTGATAGTTTTCAACAACAACACCCAAAGAGGTTTGAATTTTTAAGGTTTTTTGCCCAGACAGGAGAGTGAGGAATGAGCAGAAATACTTACACGAAGCTTTCCTCAGTTCTTCTGGTTCTTTTGGAGTATCAGCAAGATTTGTTATGTGGTAAAGGAAATTCCATCAGCACGTTCGACGAGGATGCTTCTCGTTTAATTTTACCTGCGCGAACTGCATCATATAGGGCTGCCAGAGCGGGCAAATCTTCTGACTGATAGCATTTAGTAGCGAGTACTTGGTGAAGTAAACCCTCAGATTCAACACTAAGATATCCAGTTTGGAAAGCAGATTCAATGATTGTGCGAATCATTTTGGTTGGGGCAAAGTAAACAATTTGTTACCTCAAGTGTGGAACATTTTCTTGTGCAACTAATTGATATGAAACATTGATGCAATGTGATTATAATTACACGTATCTAGTGATTTATATCACAAGAATGGTAAAAACATGAACTTTTAATGGAAATATTTGATACCGATGGTGAGATTTTAATCCAAATTTGTTCAGTATTAATGTTGTTAATCAAGCAAAAAACTGGCGGAAATCTTCATCCTTTTGACTTAGTTGTACCCAGTCTAGGTTTAAAGACTGGAATTTTTGTGCCAAACGATCGCAAGCGGGACGTTCGGTAGCATAATGTCCAGCATCAATTAAGATAATATTGCGATCGCGGCTTTCTTGAAACTGATGAAACTTGCAGTCAGAAGTCAGATAAGCCTCAGCACCAGTTTTGGCAACGGCTGAAATGTAACCAGCCCCCGAACCACCCAAAACAGCAACTCGTGAAATTGTTTGCTGTAAATCAGCACTGGGGGAAAAAATCAAATTAGGGGGAGCAAGTCGGGTTTGAATGGTTGCGAGTAGTTCTTGTAGTGTCAAAAATGGCTCTAGCAAACCAACACGACCATATCCTAAGCCTCCTTGTGTTGGTACTATGGGAGTAACTTCTTTGAGTTCTAAAATTTGAGCTAAAACGTCAGCAGTCCCATCCTGCACTTGGTCGAAATTGGTGTGAGCGCTGTAAATACCAATATTTCCGGTAAAAGCTAACCGTACCATTTCTGCGATCGCTTCACCAGTGCGTAAAGATTTGAGAGGATTAAAAATCAAGGGATGATGGGCAAATATCAGATTAGCATTCAGAGCGATCGCTTCTTGCATTACTGCCAAAGTCGGTGTCAAACATACTAAAACCCGTGCTTTTTCCTGCAAAACTCCTGGTTCAATTTGCCAGCCACAATTATCCCAGCTTTCACACCAAGCGGGATTTGCCCATGCTTCGAACCAAGTAATTAAATCAGCAATTTTCATAATTATTTTCTTGCTAATCAGTGTCTCTGTGGTTGAATATTTAATCTTAATGCTAATTGCTGGCGCATTTCTTGAAAAGGTTTGTTCCATACAGGGCTAGCATTCCAATTCCATACCGCTACGGGGATAAGTTGCTCCTCTGCTAGAGAAGTTAGCAGACGATATTCATCTTCTGGTTCGCGAGAAAATGTGAAGGGATTGCGGTAGCCTGTATCACATAGTTTATAAGATACGACTTGACCGTGATTAATCCGTTGTACAAGTTCCTTACCTTTGACAAGCAAATAATCTAAAAAGACTAAACTAAAAGGCTCTACAGATGCGCGATTTTGCGGCTCCTTTTGTACCCACCTAGCCCAATCAAACCCATACATAAAATCGTGAACGTAACGGAAGCGGATTTCTGTATTAATTCCGAACATTTTCGTCAAAGAAACCATCTTTTCACCAAACAGCTTTAAAAAAGGAATAGCACCTTCATCTGCAATCAAAGCCTGCCTGAGCATACTGCTTACCATAAAATCAAAATCCCAGAATATGTTCTCTGGGAAGTTTTGTAACTGAGCGCGGACTATAGATTCGAGAGTTTCCCGAAGGGTTGTAAGGATTTGAATATCGCTGCTTTCTTCAACAATTAAATTTTCTAATTCTGCAAAACTGGTACTTAATGTCTTTTGAGGGTTAAGTGATAACAAATGAATAGACTGTTGGGCAAGTATTTCATCAATATATTGGAAAGTATGAGTTGGTGTCAGTTCTTGCTTCATAGTAATTGAAATAACCCAAACAGCTTACACTAACTATTAGTGTATATCGAAACAAAAAAATTATTAAATAAGCAAAAACAAACTTAACTTTCAACTTTACAAATTTATACTAATTCTTTGATAAATTATATCTAATTAATTCCGCATCAATAATTATCATTGCAAAACTATCACGGCGAAATTTGTTTAATGCACATCGCCGCGAGTTTATGAGATTATATCCAAAGGGTAGCTATAGGACTCATATTTGATTTTTGAAATACACGTAGGGTGTGTTATGCCGTAGGCTTAACGCACCACCCTTTATGTTTTGGTGCGTTACGGAAGCCGTAACACACCCTACACATACTTAGATTTTTTCAGAAATCAAATACTAGTCCTATAGAATAACCAGAGTATTTAAACTCTACCTTAAATAAAACTTGAGAATCGGCTATCCAGAAATGTGGATAACCAATTCCCTTAAATGACTGTGCTGGCGATGTTCCCAAATATAAATTCCCTGCCAAGTTCCTAGTACTAGATAACCTCGATTAATGGGGATATGTTCAGATGTGTGGGTGAGTGCGGTACGAATGTGTGCTGGCATATCATCGGCACCTTCTGCATCATGGATGTATTTGTCTGATTCAGGGACGAGTTTTGCCATAAAATTAGCTAAATCCACAAGAACATCAGGATCGGCATTTTCTTGGATCACTAAACTAGCTGAAGTGTGGCGTAAAAATAAAGTACAAAGACCAGTTTCAATCCGCGATTCGGTGACTGCGGCTTCAACTTTAGAGGTGATGTTATAAAAAGATTTGGCATTGGTGGAAATTTTTAGTAACTTTTGGTAGTGAGTCATTTAAAATAGTAATTATTGATGACAGTAAAAGCTAATTCGTAGTTGAATTTGCTTGATTTGGTGTCGGATCTTCTTGGTTAGCATTCATATATTAATTTATATTGTTTTGAATAACTTTATTTCGTCTGTAAATAATTGAGAACCGCTTTAGCGATCGCTTCATTACCATCCTTAGCAATTGGCTGAGATTG
Protein-coding sequences here:
- a CDS encoding BsuBI/PstI family type II restriction endonuclease, with the protein product MTAIVPSISRGLVASHNSSLKFTSLAEISSGNLLAQVDLHRTVASLKLRQDKKASMGQFLTPASVAQLMAGMFNRLDLPEISLLDAGAGIGSLLAAFVAKVCQQPQHTSSLRVVAYEIDPFLIGYLHQTLELCNKECQRVDISFNYEIRETNFIEDAVKLLQVGLLNSVNATEFTHAILNPPYLKINANSKMRELLRSIGLETSNLYTGFMAATAQLLKPNGEFVAITPRSFCNGPYFRDFRKMFLEMMALQEVHLFESRQEAFNDDDVLQETIIIQATKQRQKSNNVIINTSFGANDDLIMSHSVPYTALVKPDDLEQFIHIVSDNLSQQIVQQMELLRCTLKDLGLTVSTGRVVDFRAKEYLRTNLENNTVPLIHPVNLSNGYIDYPKISKKPQAIVSINETANLLIPNEHYVLCKRFSSKEEKRRVVAVVYDADQFNYAYVGFENHLNYFHKDGRGLSLTLARGLAVYLNSTLVDAFFRLFNGHTQVNATDLRKLKYPNLEQLLSLGTAIKERFPSLQEIDELIENQLFDMSNQSEDNPIVTKSRIDEALQILTQLGFPRTQLNERSALTLLALLDLKPTDSWQLATSPLMGITPMMDFMAQYYGKSYKPNTRETVRRQTIHQFLDAALIVANPDNLSRPINSPKTVYQIEESTLELLRTYGTDEWEKSISTYLASIETLKKQYAQEREMSRIPIVINGEIKTLSPGGQNILIEKIINDFAPRFTPGGKLIYVGDTDEKFIHFDDAALADLGVNIDSHGKMPDAIIHFTTNNWLVLIEAVTSHAPINPKRKKELEVLFRNAQIPLVMVTTFLSRKAMVAYLAEIAWETDVWVAEDSTHLIHFNGESLLQAYQIEKEQTL
- the tftA gene encoding hormogonium tapered terminus morphoprotein TftA encodes the protein MGRIFISAAHGGKEAGGVDQGAIAGGTTEAKEMILLRDLIVTELRARNLEILAVPDDLSAAQTITWINSRGRRGDVALEIESNAANSPSVRGASVFYIANNSDRKSNAEQLLMGLLRRVPQLPNRGVKPDTDSGLGSLAFCRQTTLPALVMQVAFLSNPEDRALLQTRRRDFALGIADGLVTWSRVIDPTPGTPVEANYPPINININGQNYSEKGVLVNGNAYIPIDLVDLLRIDLSKAANVNRITYHKVVYVKAIELRDFNVAVNWDAGTRTVSLRSNLMVCPGQFSRVMSNGNTSEVQLQLFLRNNNENALAKFPDIPKLYREESGIEGVNYDIAFCQMSVETGFLRFGGDIKPEQNNFAGLGAIGGGSEAASFPSARIGVRAHIQHLKAYASLEPLVQEVVDPRFRFVTRGIAPLIDQLSGRWSADLDYGTKISAMLKRLYESAGLL
- the dnaG gene encoding DNA primase is translated as MQIPRLHPDTIEEVKLRADIVDVVSEYVVLRKRGKDFVGLCPFHDEKSPSFTVSQTKQMYYCFGCQAAGNAIKFVMELGKRSFPDVVLDLARRYQVPVQTLEPEQRQELQRQLSLREQLYEVLASSAQFYQHALRQSQGQKALQYLQSNRQLKEETIQQFGLGFAPAGWETLYRYLVQDKHYPAQILEKAGLIKPRKEGGGYYDVFRDRLMIPIRDVQGRVIAFGGRTLTDEQPKYLNSPETELFSKGKTLFALDQAKGGISQLDRAVVVEGYFDAIALHAAGINNAVASLGTALSLEQVRLILRYTESKQLVLNFDADKAGTNAAERAIGEIAELAYKGEVQLKILNLADGKDADEYLHSHTPEDYGELLKNAPLWLDWQIQQIIQDRDLKQATDFQQVTQQLVKLLKNIANSDTRNYYVSYCAEILSLGDTRLIPLRVENLLTQIAPVAAAYTKPVSAKKAWGNSQVSHSPLPTERSLLEHAEALLLRIYLHCPEQRQAIIAELEERDLQFSLSHHRFLWQQILEISSGDEETRNFASQPDLIYRLQDHFLEFSSEMGLISHLFHVNEKNQKEILRTPQVVQAAIACMDLVMLEKRYRHFLELWQQTDPEAEPERYQSYYQAFYTEKIKLQKIDRQRLFSITDLL
- a CDS encoding MBL fold metallo-hydrolase encodes the protein MRDNLSASSGVDAAEAGSELECLPYSVQHDNEGVCLLVKMGPHRILLDCGMEDISSLGKGLTKSERKSSSSLPADLVLISHAHPDHARGLLALHKAFPKLPIYGSEVTSKLLPLNWLDRDAEEISKFCHALPLRSPVELQDGLVAELFPAGHLPGAVAILLTYTTKQRTYKLLYTGDFFLSNSRLVEGLRLEELRGLDLDVLIIEGSYGTSRHPHRRNQENQLAERINRAIADHCSVILPTPALGLGQEMLMLLRSHHHFTGRDLDIWVDGAVATGCDAYLELLPHLPPSVQNFARHQPLFWDERVRPRVRRLQTEHRPTVGKSPCIVLTDATDDLSKHCQLDTGPWLILLPEKIDIKVNKEYLAPTTVETYLLAQHSDGPGTTQLIHNLRPQHVIFVHGSPAYLADLTSLEELQNRYHIHSPAANTLVELPIGDTFLQPAAPETNYEGELTELGTVITITLPNMITADPRWRQFADTGLIEARWQGEELVLRGLSQRELLSQNSDRYTWTDVDCCGTCRHQRGQRCWNPASPLYNFKVTLEGYCPAFEGLNDSQ